GGCAAGCAGATGAGCGCCGTACAAGAGACCGGCGGGATCACCGGGACGCAGGACAAGGACTACAACCTGATCTGGTTCGTCGAGCAGTGCCTGAGCAACGCGCTGCGCCTGGAGACGTACATCAACGACGCCGAGCGCGCGGGGGACACCGAGCTGGCCGACCTCTTCCGCCGCGCCCAGGCCGAGAGCCGCAAGGGCGCCGAGCAGGGCAAGGACCACCTCCGCCGCCGTATCGCCGCCTGAACGGCTTAATCGGACCCACAGCCGGGTATGCGATCTTCCCGAGCTTTTCGCTCATGGGATGACAAAAGATCACATACATAAGGAGACCGGATGCGCGAGTCGATCCGTCTCGGCCACTTCGCGGGTATCAGGGTCGGCCTCAACGTCAGCGTGCTGGTGATCGTCCTGATCCTCGTGGTCGGACTGTCGTTCGGACGTTTTCCGCAGGCATATCCGGACTACGCGACCTGGGCCTACATCGTGGCCGGGGTCGCCAGCGCCATCCTCCTGCTGGCGTCCCTGCTCGCGCACGAACTCGCGCACGCCGTGGTCGCGCAGCGCAACGGCATCGACGTCGAGGGCATCACGCTGTGGCTGCTCGGCGGCGTCGCCCGGCTCCGCGACGAACCGCGCACCGCGGGCGCGGACCTGCGCATCGCGGTCGTCGGCCCCGTCACCAGCCTGGTCGTGGGCGCGATCTTCGCGGTCGCGGCCATGCTGGCGGCGGCGGTCTCGGCGCCGGACCTGCTCTTCGGGACGTTCGCCTACCTGGCGGGCATCAACGCGATCCTCGCGGTCTTCAACCTGATTCCGGCCGCCCCCCTCGACGGCGGCCGCGTCCTGCGGGCGTTCCTGTGGTGGCGCGGCGGTGACCGCACCGAGGCCGCCGTCACCGCCGCCCGCGCGGGCCGCCTGTTCGGCTACTTCCTCATCGCCCTCGGCTTCATCCAGTTCGTCGCCGGCCTCGGCTTCGGCGGGCTCTGGCTGGTGCTGATCGGCTTCTTCGTCGTCTCGGCCGCCAGCGCCGAGGAGCAGCAGGCGCACGTCAACGCCGCTCTGCACGGCGTCCGCGTCGGGGACGTGATGACGCCCGACCCGATGGTGGTGAACGCCACGGCGACCGTGCAGGACCTCATCGACGACGTCGTCCTCACGCACCGCCACTCGACCTACCCGCTGATCGAGAACGGCCGTCTCGCGGGCCTGGTGACCCTGAACCGGGTCCGCGCCACCCCGCCGGAGCAGCGTTCCACGCTCCGCCTGACCGACATCGCCTGCCCGCCGGAGGAGGTCCCGTCGGCCCGCCCGGACGACCCGCTGCCCGAACTCCTGCCCCGCATGGCCGGCTGCACCGACGGCCGCGCCGTCGTCGTGGACGAGGACGACCACGTCATCGGCCTGATCACGGCCAGCGACATCGCCCGTGCCCTGCAGATGGCCGACCTCCGAGGCACCCACCCCTACCCACCCCCGCACGGCGCCGACATGACAACCCGGCACCGCCACCGGACCTGGCCGTCCTGAACCCCTGGCCACAACCTCCGCCACCAGCGAAAATGAACCCATGCCACCGGGGCAGAGAACACCCCCGCCGGGCCCCCGCGACCCCGCGAAGGCCCACCCCGCAACGCCCACCCCCGCCCGACCCACCCCGCAGGGCCACCCCTCATCGGGCGAACCCCTACCGGCGACCGAAGACCGTCCACAACGGGGCCAAGGGCCACAGCCCCAATCCCGCCGCCGGAGCCCGCAAGCAAGCCTGCCGTCGGATAGGCCGGTACAGGCGAACGGAGACCAAAGAGGACGGGGGCAAGGGGCGGAGCCCCGACCCAGCGGGCGGAGCCCGCAGAGCTCAGGCCGGGAAGTACCCGAGCCGGCGAACGGCGATTGGCCGACACGGGGGCAAGGGGCGAAGCCCCATTCCTGCGGGCGGAGCCCGCGGAGGAGCTCAGGCTGGGAAGTACCCGAGCCGGCGAGCGGAGATCAGCCGAGGCGGGGGCGAGGGGCGGAGCCCCATTCCTGCGGGCGGAGCCCGCGGAGGAGCTCAGGCCGGGAAGTACCCGAGCCGGCGAGCGGAGATCAGCCGAGGCGGGGGCAAGGGGCGGAGCCCCAGAACATCAAGCGACGGCGACCAATACGTGATCGCGGAGAGCAACCGGCAGGGGGCGTGGGGGCGGAGCCCCCACAGCGGGGGTTCCAGGGGGTCGCCCCCTGGGCCAACATGAAACGAGGAGTGGCGGCCCACGCTTTCTGTGGGCACACCACCCCTCACTCCTCGGTGGGCGGAGAGGGATT
The sequence above is drawn from the Actinomadura hallensis genome and encodes:
- a CDS encoding site-2 protease family protein, whose protein sequence is MRESIRLGHFAGIRVGLNVSVLVIVLILVVGLSFGRFPQAYPDYATWAYIVAGVASAILLLASLLAHELAHAVVAQRNGIDVEGITLWLLGGVARLRDEPRTAGADLRIAVVGPVTSLVVGAIFAVAAMLAAAVSAPDLLFGTFAYLAGINAILAVFNLIPAAPLDGGRVLRAFLWWRGGDRTEAAVTAARAGRLFGYFLIALGFIQFVAGLGFGGLWLVLIGFFVVSAASAEEQQAHVNAALHGVRVGDVMTPDPMVVNATATVQDLIDDVVLTHRHSTYPLIENGRLAGLVTLNRVRATPPEQRSTLRLTDIACPPEEVPSARPDDPLPELLPRMAGCTDGRAVVVDEDDHVIGLITASDIARALQMADLRGTHPYPPPHGADMTTRHRHRTWPS